A section of the Deltaproteobacteria bacterium genome encodes:
- a CDS encoding YihY family inner membrane protein, protein MNQKKTMGRQNFFARLLTLDIDDYSRFSAWLLSRLRLCYHVGLEFIQDRCLLRASSLTYTTILSIVPLMAVSFSWFSRMKLSREEVKNFLSRYLFPNAQLFRTIQDNIDKFSSNTAALSTLGTLVLFVAAYSMINTMEKSFNAIWHVTEKRSLWDKINSFWMSLTLAPILIGLSLFMTAKLKSLPVLGTFLTSPLIKASLVYLIPFLMILLAFFMLYKLLPYTRVGTRSALGGAAIGAFLFMVLKWGFALYVTHFSAYSKIYGALAAIPAFLFYLFLIWIIVLLGAEFSYVLQYPEIYRTGATGTFRPENFRGYLALRAMIEIVRRFLAGEEPPRTLAISQTLGITYDMMEKILTSLVRQGLARRIEGMRDAFVPAQDPARITVSQVVEAARGKLLLAAPYPKDPDQQYLQDLFRESRKILHEHLGGVTLMQLADKTARPPGGTASTNEQPPPTPLSQREES, encoded by the coding sequence ATGAATCAGAAAAAGACGATGGGGAGACAGAATTTTTTCGCCCGGCTCCTGACCCTGGATATCGATGATTATTCCAGATTTTCCGCCTGGCTCCTGAGCCGACTCCGGCTCTGCTACCATGTGGGACTGGAATTTATCCAGGACCGGTGTCTTTTGCGGGCCTCCTCGCTGACCTATACCACGATTCTCTCCATCGTCCCCCTGATGGCGGTTTCCTTTTCATGGTTCAGCCGGATGAAACTCTCCCGGGAGGAAGTGAAAAATTTTCTCAGCCGCTATCTCTTTCCCAATGCACAACTCTTTCGGACGATCCAGGACAACATTGATAAATTCTCCTCCAATACCGCAGCGCTGAGTACGCTCGGGACATTGGTCCTTTTTGTCGCGGCCTATTCCATGATCAACACCATGGAGAAATCTTTCAATGCGATCTGGCATGTCACGGAAAAGAGAAGCCTCTGGGACAAAATCAATTCCTTCTGGATGTCCCTGACCCTGGCGCCGATTCTGATCGGTCTTTCTCTTTTCATGACGGCCAAGCTGAAATCCCTGCCGGTACTGGGGACCTTTTTGACCTCCCCCCTGATCAAGGCTTCCCTCGTCTATCTGATCCCCTTTCTCATGATCCTCCTGGCCTTTTTCATGCTCTATAAACTCCTTCCCTATACGCGGGTCGGAACGCGTTCAGCCTTGGGCGGTGCCGCCATTGGTGCCTTCTTGTTTATGGTCCTCAAGTGGGGCTTCGCTCTCTACGTCACACACTTTTCCGCTTACAGCAAGATCTACGGTGCCCTGGCCGCGATCCCCGCCTTTCTCTTCTACCTCTTTCTGATCTGGATTATCGTCCTTCTCGGGGCGGAGTTTTCTTATGTTCTACAATATCCGGAAATCTATCGGACCGGAGCCACCGGAACCTTCCGACCCGAGAATTTCCGGGGATATCTGGCGCTGCGTGCCATGATCGAAATCGTCCGGCGCTTCCTCGCAGGGGAGGAGCCGCCCCGGACGCTGGCGATTTCACAAACCCTGGGAATTACCTATGACATGATGGAAAAGATTCTGACCTCTCTTGTCAGGCAAGGGTTGGCTCGACGCATCGAGGGAATGCGGGACGCCTTTGTCCCGGCCCAAGATCCGGCACGGATCACGGTATCCCAAGTGGTTGAAGCCGCCCGGGGCAAACTGCTCCTGGCCGCTCCTTATCCGAAAGACCCGGACCAGCAATACTTGCAGGACCTCTTTCGGGAAAGCCGTAAGATACTGCACGAACACCTGGGGGGGGTGACCTTGATGCAACTTGCCGACAAGACGGCCCGGCCACCCGGCGGTACCGCATCCACGAACGAGCAACCTCCCCCGACCCCTCTTTCTCAAAGGGAAGAATCGTGA
- a CDS encoding molybdopterin molybdotransferase MoeA: MISVHEAFTILQRHLPPQRVGRVSLGEAHGRVLAREIRAEEPIPRYTNSAMDGFAVRWADVKNAGRKTPVLLTLVGESRAGVPFSGTFQGGEAVRISTGAMLPPGADTVIRMEEARETDGVISILSAPQAGQDVRREGEEFHKGDCLLPRGVRLDARRIALPASAGIKDLHVYLPPAVTILVTGSELAEKGVSGIQDWQIHDSNSLMLACSVKEAGGEVARCRRVEDQLDQTIEAIKAAAREGADLILTSGGVSVGEHDHVRQAAEAAGFEQLFWRIRQKPGKPLYAARKDQTLLMGLPGNPVSAFICFSYYIRPIIAHLSGMPMAWPRIVGRTDEEVRNQGGRTQFVRVSLDRKSEKDFLIRKLEKQGSHMIGSIARADGYILLQPGEVHAKGSPADVVLFEQPSYQTNPAF, translated from the coding sequence ATGATTTCCGTCCATGAAGCCTTCACCATCCTGCAACGCCATCTTCCGCCGCAACGAGTGGGGAGGGTCTCCCTCGGCGAGGCCCATGGGAGGGTCCTGGCCCGAGAGATCCGGGCGGAGGAGCCGATTCCCCGTTATACCAATTCCGCCATGGACGGCTTTGCCGTACGCTGGGCGGATGTGAAAAATGCCGGGAGGAAAACACCGGTTCTGCTGACCCTCGTAGGGGAGAGCCGGGCAGGGGTCCCCTTTTCCGGGACTTTCCAAGGAGGAGAGGCCGTCCGGATCAGTACCGGCGCCATGCTCCCCCCCGGTGCCGACACGGTGATCCGGATGGAAGAGGCGAGAGAAACGGACGGTGTTATTTCCATTCTTTCCGCCCCACAAGCAGGGCAGGATGTGCGCCGGGAAGGGGAGGAATTCCACAAGGGGGACTGTCTGCTCCCCCGTGGGGTCCGCCTCGATGCCCGGCGGATTGCTCTGCCGGCCTCCGCCGGGATCAAGGATCTTCACGTTTATCTTCCCCCGGCGGTGACGATCCTTGTGACCGGGTCGGAACTCGCCGAAAAGGGGGTGTCCGGAATTCAGGACTGGCAGATTCACGATTCCAATTCCCTCATGCTTGCCTGTTCCGTCAAAGAGGCGGGGGGAGAGGTGGCCAGGTGCCGACGGGTGGAAGATCAGCTCGATCAGACCATCGAAGCGATCAAGGCGGCGGCCCGTGAGGGGGCAGACCTCATTCTGACCTCGGGTGGGGTCTCCGTCGGAGAACATGACCATGTTCGCCAGGCCGCCGAAGCCGCCGGATTTGAGCAGCTCTTCTGGCGGATCCGCCAGAAGCCGGGGAAACCTCTCTACGCCGCCCGTAAAGACCAAACCCTCCTTATGGGGCTGCCGGGAAATCCCGTTTCCGCCTTCATTTGTTTTTCCTATTATATCCGCCCCATCATAGCGCATCTATCGGGAATGCCGATGGCCTGGCCCCGCATCGTCGGCAGAACAGATGAGGAGGTCCGCAATCAGGGAGGGCGAACGCAATTTGTCCGGGTTTCTCTGGACCGGAAATCGGAGAAGGATTTTCTGATCCGGAAACTGGAGAAACAGGGGTCCCACATGATCGGCTCAATCGCTCGGGCCGATGGCTACATCCTGCTTCAGCCGGGAGAAGTTCATGCCAAGGGGAGCCCCGCCGATGTAGTCCTTTTCGAACAACCATCGTACCAGACGAATCCGGCATTTTGA
- a CDS encoding sulfite exporter TauE/SafE family protein: MHGFIVPTWCVALIFSGVAFFYSSVGLGGGSSYTALMAVFGAGVEVIPILSLTLNVLVSSIGSLLFLRYRHLRLRLLVPFLVSSIPMAYFGGKVFLPRRWFYGLLLVSLLFAAVRIYFFPGEMDRVFWEPRRRILISLVSGGILGFLAGAVGIGGGIYLVPLILLVGLGTTKEAAACGAVFVWVNSISGLLARFRFHPIDMTHYLPVIFAVLVGGSAGAFFGAGRFSPRKMQRILGMILIVAVLLLARKIFLLSS; encoded by the coding sequence ATGCATGGATTCATCGTTCCGACCTGGTGCGTGGCGTTGATTTTTTCCGGTGTTGCTTTTTTTTATTCCTCCGTAGGGTTGGGGGGCGGTTCTTCCTACACCGCCTTGATGGCCGTTTTCGGTGCTGGTGTGGAGGTGATTCCGATCCTGTCGTTGACGTTGAATGTTCTCGTCTCTTCTATCGGGAGTCTTCTGTTTTTGCGTTACCGCCACCTGCGACTGCGGCTCCTGGTCCCTTTTCTGGTCTCGTCGATTCCTATGGCATACTTCGGGGGGAAGGTGTTCCTTCCAAGGCGATGGTTCTACGGGCTTTTGCTCGTTTCGCTCCTCTTCGCTGCCGTCCGGATCTACTTCTTCCCAGGGGAAATGGACCGGGTGTTCTGGGAACCTCGGCGGAGAATTTTGATCTCGCTGGTCTCGGGCGGGATTCTGGGTTTTCTTGCCGGGGCGGTGGGGATAGGTGGCGGAATCTATCTGGTTCCCCTGATTCTGCTGGTCGGTCTCGGAACGACCAAAGAGGCGGCGGCATGCGGGGCCGTTTTTGTCTGGGTGAATTCCATCTCCGGCCTTCTGGCCCGCTTTCGGTTTCATCCGATCGACATGACACACTATCTTCCCGTCATTTTTGCGGTCCTGGTGGGCGGGAGCGCCGGGGCCTTTTTCGGGGCGGGAAGATTCTCTCCCCGAAAGATGCAGCGGATTCTGGGCATGATCCTGATTGTCGCCGTTCTCCTGCTGGCCCGGAAAATCTTTCTCCTCTCATCGTGA
- the miaA gene encoding tRNA (adenosine(37)-N6)-dimethylallyltransferase MiaA, whose translation MTDHRKPILFLVGPTAVGKTRFAIELADNLGTEIIGADSMQIYRYMDIGTGKPTKQERDRIQHHLVDFVHPSESYSVGKYRRKAGEIIDRMHAAGRVPLVVGGTGLYIRVLTNGLFNGPEADPEIRNSLKVLAAKKGRNALYNQLKTVDPKSACRIHPNDERRLIRALEVYRITGRPISELQEEQKANLESQYRFIFFGLTMSRNKLYPVIEKRIDKMIRQGLLDEVRGLLAMGVDKNAGSMQGLGYKEMIPVVIGKEKLRNAVDLLKKETRHFAKRQMTWFQTEKRIEWIDTGSFRKPQGALNRFLSEAKSKLEKAENFQTR comes from the coding sequence ATGACCGATCACCGAAAACCGATCCTCTTTCTCGTCGGTCCCACAGCCGTCGGTAAAACTCGTTTTGCCATTGAACTTGCGGACAACCTGGGCACCGAGATCATCGGTGCCGATTCGATGCAGATTTACCGCTACATGGATATCGGAACGGGAAAACCGACAAAGCAGGAACGGGACCGGATACAACATCACCTCGTGGATTTCGTTCACCCGTCCGAATCCTACAGCGTCGGAAAGTACCGCAGGAAGGCCGGTGAAATTATCGACCGGATGCATGCGGCCGGGCGGGTCCCGCTGGTTGTCGGCGGGACCGGTCTCTACATCCGGGTACTTACGAACGGGCTTTTCAATGGTCCGGAAGCCGATCCGGAGATCAGAAATTCCCTTAAAGTACTTGCTGCTAAAAAAGGTCGTAACGCACTCTATAATCAACTGAAAACGGTTGATCCAAAATCAGCATGCAGGATTCATCCCAATGATGAAAGGCGCCTGATACGGGCGCTGGAGGTCTACCGGATCACGGGCAGACCGATCTCGGAGTTGCAGGAAGAACAGAAAGCGAACCTGGAATCGCAGTACCGGTTTATCTTCTTCGGATTAACCATGAGCCGCAACAAACTCTATCCCGTTATCGAAAAACGGATCGACAAGATGATCCGGCAGGGCTTGCTGGACGAGGTGAGAGGTCTTCTCGCCATGGGGGTCGATAAGAATGCCGGCTCCATGCAGGGGCTCGGTTATAAGGAAATGATCCCCGTAGTGATCGGGAAGGAGAAACTCAGGAATGCCGTGGATCTTCTCAAGAAAGAAACCCGCCATTTTGCGAAGCGTCAGATGACCTGGTTCCAGACGGAGAAGCGTATTGAATGGATTGATACGGGAAGCTTCCGAAAACCGCAGGGAGCCCTGAACCGGTTCCTCTCTGAGGCGAAATCCAAGTTGGAGAAGGCCGAAAACTTCCAAACAAGATAA
- the mutL gene encoding DNA mismatch repair endonuclease MutL, with the protein MSGRLTQMGRDHEQAPYANGAHKIELLPSDLINKIAAGEVVERPASVVKELLENALDAGASDIRIDITEGGKKLIRVRDNGCGMNREDALLAFERHATSKIRKFADLERIASLGFRGEALPSIASVSDIHLTTSDGSRPEGTEIYLKDGTVKEIRAAGRGKGTTIEVQDLFLNIPARKKFLKSNSTELSHITGTVSETALAHPDVYFTLRHNGRTLIQAPDVDSILERAGHLFGRDLKANLTEVEEGVEGMHLFGFVSIPGYSRPNGRALNFFVNRRPVSDPTLRHAVYEAYETLLMKGRHPVVYLFLEINPSFVDVNVHPTKREVRFADIRRIHNFVREAVRKTVQDFGRQPGGAQPDDPGPSGREERVREAVASYFKQAGHPPLHVQAAQTGESRRNRVSGTNFASLHPAARPTCTSSTPAVQSLFSERLVPMGQIDNSFIITQDREGLLLVDQHAAHERILYEKFMKQYERQKIPVQRLLIPVNLSLSQREELLLQEYTGLLGRLGLEIDDLGHGTFAIKGVPVWVSETDIAELVRAIIEEIGTLGKAEELERQIGKVIHLFSCRGAIKAHQPLQMEEMESLLKDLSRTESPHTCEHGRPTMIRIDLPEILRRFKRT; encoded by the coding sequence GTGAGCGGACGCCTTACGCAAATGGGGAGGGATCATGAGCAGGCACCTTACGCAAATGGGGCGCACAAGATAGAACTCCTTCCCAGTGATCTCATCAACAAGATCGCCGCCGGCGAGGTCGTGGAACGCCCCGCCTCCGTGGTCAAGGAACTGCTGGAGAACGCCCTCGATGCAGGCGCATCGGACATCCGGATCGATATCACTGAAGGAGGAAAGAAACTGATCCGCGTCCGGGATAATGGTTGCGGAATGAACCGGGAGGATGCGCTCCTTGCCTTCGAGCGACATGCGACCAGCAAAATCCGGAAATTCGCGGACCTGGAACGGATCGCCTCTCTCGGGTTCCGGGGGGAGGCGCTGCCGAGCATCGCCTCCGTTTCGGATATCCATCTCACGACATCCGACGGCAGCCGGCCGGAAGGAACTGAAATCTATCTGAAGGACGGCACCGTGAAAGAAATTCGTGCAGCGGGAAGAGGGAAGGGGACGACCATCGAAGTTCAAGATCTTTTTCTGAATATACCGGCCCGCAAAAAATTCCTTAAATCGAACTCCACAGAACTTTCCCATATCACCGGGACCGTTTCGGAGACTGCACTCGCCCATCCCGACGTCTATTTCACCCTGCGCCACAACGGACGGACCCTCATCCAGGCGCCTGATGTCGATTCAATTCTGGAACGGGCAGGGCATCTGTTCGGCAGGGATTTAAAGGCCAACCTCACAGAGGTCGAGGAGGGAGTCGAAGGAATGCATCTCTTCGGGTTCGTTTCCATTCCGGGCTATTCCCGGCCGAACGGCCGAGCGCTGAATTTCTTCGTCAACCGGCGGCCCGTCTCCGACCCGACCCTTCGCCATGCCGTTTACGAGGCCTACGAGACCCTGCTCATGAAGGGGCGTCATCCCGTGGTCTATCTCTTTCTTGAGATCAATCCGTCCTTCGTCGACGTGAATGTCCATCCCACCAAGCGGGAGGTCCGGTTTGCCGATATCCGGCGGATCCACAACTTCGTCCGGGAGGCCGTCCGAAAAACCGTTCAGGACTTCGGCCGTCAACCCGGCGGGGCGCAACCGGACGATCCGGGTCCTTCGGGACGGGAAGAGCGTGTCCGGGAGGCCGTGGCCTCTTATTTCAAGCAAGCGGGACATCCCCCCTTACACGTGCAGGCCGCGCAGACCGGAGAGTCTCGACGGAACCGGGTATCCGGGACAAACTTCGCGTCATTGCATCCGGCGGCCCGGCCGACCTGTACGTCTTCGACGCCCGCCGTGCAATCTCTTTTCTCGGAACGGCTGGTGCCGATGGGACAGATCGACAATAGTTTTATCATTACTCAGGATCGGGAAGGACTCCTCCTCGTGGACCAGCATGCCGCCCATGAAAGGATCCTCTATGAGAAATTCATGAAACAATATGAGCGGCAAAAGATCCCGGTTCAGCGGCTTCTAATCCCCGTAAACCTCTCTCTTTCGCAGCGGGAAGAGCTTCTTCTGCAGGAATATACCGGCCTCCTCGGCCGGTTAGGTCTTGAGATCGACGATTTGGGCCACGGGACGTTCGCCATCAAGGGTGTGCCCGTCTGGGTGTCCGAAACCGATATTGCGGAACTGGTTCGGGCGATCATCGAGGAGATCGGCACCCTCGGGAAGGCTGAGGAGCTGGAACGGCAAATCGGAAAAGTGATTCATCTCTTCTCCTGTCGGGGAGCGATCAAGGCACACCAACCGTTGCAAATGGAAGAGATGGAGTCACTCCTGAAGGATTTGAGCCGGACCGAATCCCCCCATACCTGTGAACATGGACGGCCGACGATGATCCGGATCGACCTGCCGGAAATCCTGCGGCGGTTCAAACGAACCTGA
- the moaA gene encoding GTP 3',8-cyclase MoaA encodes MGISSRRPHVFTRFVSCLTDNYGRQINYLRLAVTDRCNLRCRYCMPDEGIPFIPHDQILRFEEMERLVRIFASMGVRKVRLTGGEPFVRKGVVPFIERLGKVPGIEEIHVTTNGVAASDHLAKLKAVGLSGINLSLDTLDRKRYHRICRRDLFASVLETLEEALKVGLSLKINTVMLDASGEEDLLALAELARTRPVSIRFIERMPFSGQGRGCPPVWSAGRMVRLLQQKYSGLSLRLTPRSSTSLLYRLPGFLGTVGVIGSYSRSFCAHCNKVRITPRGILKNCLYDDGTLDVRALLRTGVDDRELVRTLRAAIERKPEHGHAVEGSLEECTASMATIGG; translated from the coding sequence ATGGGGATCTCCTCCCGAAGACCGCATGTCTTTACACGATTTGTTTCCTGTTTGACCGATAATTATGGCCGCCAAATCAACTATCTACGGCTGGCGGTGACCGATCGTTGTAACCTCCGATGCCGCTACTGCATGCCGGATGAGGGAATCCCTTTTATTCCCCACGACCAAATCCTCCGGTTTGAAGAGATGGAGCGCCTGGTCCGCATCTTTGCCTCGATGGGGGTCCGCAAGGTCCGTCTGACTGGCGGAGAACCTTTTGTCCGTAAGGGAGTTGTCCCCTTCATCGAGCGTCTCGGAAAAGTCCCCGGCATCGAAGAGATCCATGTCACGACAAACGGTGTCGCAGCCTCAGACCATCTTGCGAAACTGAAAGCGGTGGGCCTTTCCGGGATTAACCTGAGTCTGGATACCCTCGACCGCAAACGATACCATCGGATTTGCCGCCGGGATCTTTTCGCTTCCGTTCTGGAAACCCTTGAAGAGGCACTGAAGGTCGGGCTCTCCCTGAAAATTAACACGGTGATGCTCGATGCATCCGGTGAAGAAGACCTGCTTGCCCTGGCGGAGCTTGCTCGAACCCGCCCGGTCTCTATCCGGTTCATCGAAAGGATGCCCTTTTCCGGACAGGGGAGGGGATGTCCGCCGGTCTGGTCGGCGGGAAGGATGGTCCGCCTGTTACAGCAGAAATATTCCGGACTTTCTCTCCGCCTGACCCCGAGGTCCTCTACGTCCCTGCTCTACCGTCTGCCTGGATTTCTCGGCACCGTCGGGGTAATCGGAAGTTATTCCCGAAGTTTCTGCGCCCACTGTAACAAGGTCAGGATCACCCCCCGGGGGATCTTGAAAAACTGTCTCTACGACGATGGCACTCTGGACGTCCGGGCACTTCTCCGTACCGGGGTTGACGACCGGGAACTGGTCCGGACACTCCGAGCAGCAATCGAGAGGAAGCCCGAACACGGCCATGCCGTTGAAGGTTCTCTTGAAGAATGTACGGCCTCCATGGCCACAATCGGCGGATAA
- a CDS encoding MOSC domain-containing protein, translating into MASIQAVCTSSKKGVVKKERERVVLKENWGIDGDAHAGKWHRQVSMLAGESIEKVRKILPSLKNGAFAENIITEGIDLNTFKKGDRLHLGEKVVLEVTQIGKQCHNDGCAIKKATGDCIMPKEGIFTKVLHGGTLRKGDPVTRLLTVSDSNS; encoded by the coding sequence ATGGCATCGATTCAGGCGGTTTGTACCAGCTCCAAGAAGGGGGTCGTGAAAAAGGAACGGGAGCGTGTTGTCCTGAAAGAGAATTGGGGCATCGACGGGGATGCCCATGCCGGGAAATGGCATCGTCAGGTTTCCATGCTCGCCGGCGAGAGTATCGAAAAGGTCCGGAAGATTCTTCCTTCACTAAAAAACGGCGCCTTTGCCGAAAATATTATTACCGAGGGAATCGACCTCAACACCTTCAAGAAAGGGGATCGACTCCATCTCGGGGAAAAAGTTGTTCTCGAGGTCACTCAGATCGGCAAGCAATGCCATAACGACGGATGTGCCATCAAAAAAGCAACCGGTGATTGCATTATGCCGAAGGAAGGAATTTTCACAAAGGTCCTTCACGGTGGCACACTCCGCAAAGGAGATCCCGTAACGCGATTGCTGACGGTATCGGACTCGAATTCCTGA